In Laspinema palackyanum D2c, the genomic window ATGTAGCAGCCTTTATCAAACGAGATATTGTGCCATAACCCCGCTTCTAAGGGGTTGTAATCCTCCGTCAGTTCGCAGTCGGGTGCAGGGCGTCCTTGCTGAATTCGCAGTTGTTCCCACCCCTGGGTTCCCAAGGGAACGGCACCGCCATCGGTGAGGAATTTCCACAGGGATGCGGCATCATTGCGATCGCAAACCAGGGTATAGCCGGGTAGGGCCAATCCACTGCCCACGGCAACTCGCACCTGAATCTCGCCCAGGATGAGGAGTTGATGACTGGCATAAGGCCGATCGCCTACTACTCCCCAGGAGGCTAACAGGGCCAAACTTCCCGGACCGATTAAGTTAAAAGTCGCCATCGACTCGGTGATATCTTGCAACTCCACGCGATCGGCAGGGAACAGATAGCGATCGAGCCATTCAATAATCCTCTGACGGCGACTCGGAGAAACCAGCAACAGGGTGGTATCCTCCGTCATATAAGCAGTTGCCAAATCGATGGTCCGTGCCGTAGAGGTGACAAAGACCGTATCGCACCCTTGTCCCGGTGGGAGTTTTTGGAACTCGTTCGTGCTTTGGTTATGTAGAAAGCGCAGGCGATCGCCACCGCTGACTTGAATCAGACCCCAATCCGAGCGATCGCATAATGCCACCCCCTGATATGCCGAGGCGATCGCCGCTTCCTCGTTCCCATAACTCATCGGCACCTGAATTCCCGAGTCCGAATCCGCAAACACTGCGCCACTCGCCGCCTGACGGTCATGCAATTCCTGAGTCATAGCCATCCCTGGTTTTTTTGTAAATTACCTGTTCACAGGCTATCAGACAGATTCAACCTTGTTAAAGCTAGGGCAAATTGGCAAAAATCTCCTGAACCAACTGCTTGGCTTTTTCATCCAGTCGATTCCAATCCACTTCCCCTTCTTCATCAATCAAACTGCTATCAATTTCCACATCACGGCTTTCTGGGGCTGCATGAGTGGGGCTATAATTTTGAAAGCAAATTTCAAAGCACAGTTCCCAGACATTAAACTGGTGTTCCACCTCTCCCTGTTTTAAACAGAGCAGGTAGCCGGGAAAAGGCGTTTGGACATCTTCGTAACTTCCTTCCCAACTGGAATCTTCTAGTTGTTTGCGAATATTATCCAGGACGCGAATCAAAGCCGGTTGCATCAGAATTTCGGCTTGCTGCCATGCCACAGAATCTTTAAATTTAGGCTTCATTTTTTATAAAAAACTAAATAAAAAACTAATCGGTTCAGTGTCCGAAAAAACGCCTTTAAATTGCTTTAATAGCCCTAACTAATATCAGTGCAAGCTCAGGGAATTTGATAGCTGGAAGTCCCGGGGATATCCTGCCTCGGCCTGATTGACTTCAACTCCACCCAAAGAAGCCCGCAGAGGCGGGCTAAATCATGAAAATACGCAGGCTGATACCTGCGTTGACACTTATGCGGTTGGTTTCACCAGGGACTCCACCCGCTGCAACTTAGCGGAACATACTGCTAACGGAACTATCTTCATGAATCCGCCAAATCGTTTCACCTAATAAATTGGCAACCGAAAGGATAGTCAACTGTTTAAAGCGTTTATCCTCAGGTATCGGAATTGTATTCGTGATGATCACCTCTTCAAACACCCCTGTAGAAAGGCGCTCAACTGCCGGAGGAGAAAAAACTGCATGAGTTGCACAGGCATAAACCTGTCTGGCCCCTTCTTTCCGGAGTAAGCGAGCCCCCTCGCAGATCGTGCCAGCAGTATCGATCATGTCATCGACCAGCACTGCCGTCTTGCCCTTTACATCACCAATCAAATTCATAACTTCGGCCACATTATGAGCTTGCCGACGTTTATCGATAATCGCCAAAGGCGCATCGTTTAACTTTTTGGCAAATGCTCTAGCTCTCGCCACGCCGCCCACGTCTGGGGAGACTACCACAATGTCAGAGAGTTGTTTACTGACGAGGTAGTCCAAGACAACCGGCGAGGCATAAACGTGGTCTAAGGGGATATCGAAATACCCTTGGATTTGGTCTGAGTGCAAATCCATTGCCAAAATCCGACTTGCACCGGCTTGGGTAATCAAATTGGCCACCAGTTTGGCAGTAATGGACTCTCGTCCCGCTGTTTTGCGATCGGCCCTAGCATAGCCATAATAGGGAATCACGGCGGTGATTTGCCTTGCCGAGGCTCGTCGGCAGGCATCGATCATAATCAGCAATTCCATCAGGTGGTCATTCACCGGATAACAAGAGGGTTGAATCAGGTAAACATCACATCCCCGGATTGACTCCTGGATTTGGATGTAAAGTTCACCATCAGCAAACCGCTTCCGGACCATTGGCCCCAAATCTATTCCCAAGTAGCGAGCCACTTCTTGAGACAGAGGGATGTTAGCAGAACCTGAAAACAGTCGCAGACGACTATGGTCAGCAAAGGTAGCCAGAGTTGGCTGGAGGGTTAAAGTAGCAGAACGGATCACGGCAGGCACTTTATCGGACGTTCATTGGTTCAAATTTTATCACCTCAATCGGAATTTTTCGTCATTATTTTCGCGGATCTCTATCCCAAGCAAGATAGAAATTCGGGGGTAAATTAAATTCATCAATCGGGCGAAAGCGAAACAGATGCCCCTCTAAT contains:
- the ygfZ gene encoding CAF17-like 4Fe-4S cluster assembly/insertion protein YgfZ is translated as MTQELHDRQAASGAVFADSDSGIQVPMSYGNEEAAIASAYQGVALCDRSDWGLIQVSGGDRLRFLHNQSTNEFQKLPPGQGCDTVFVTSTARTIDLATAYMTEDTTLLLVSPSRRQRIIEWLDRYLFPADRVELQDITESMATFNLIGPGSLALLASWGVVGDRPYASHQLLILGEIQVRVAVGSGLALPGYTLVCDRNDAASLWKFLTDGGAVPLGTQGWEQLRIQQGRPAPDCELTEDYNPLEAGLWHNISFDKGCYIGQETIARLNTYKGVKVQLWGVKLNAPASPGTVVTMGEEKVGTLTSYTDSPEGPFGLAYIRTKAGGAGLQVQVGEVTGEVVDIPFVTRGYLG
- a CDS encoding ribose-phosphate pyrophosphokinase → MIRSATLTLQPTLATFADHSRLRLFSGSANIPLSQEVARYLGIDLGPMVRKRFADGELYIQIQESIRGCDVYLIQPSCYPVNDHLMELLIMIDACRRASARQITAVIPYYGYARADRKTAGRESITAKLVANLITQAGASRILAMDLHSDQIQGYFDIPLDHVYASPVVLDYLVSKQLSDIVVVSPDVGGVARARAFAKKLNDAPLAIIDKRRQAHNVAEVMNLIGDVKGKTAVLVDDMIDTAGTICEGARLLRKEGARQVYACATHAVFSPPAVERLSTGVFEEVIITNTIPIPEDKRFKQLTILSVANLLGETIWRIHEDSSVSSMFR